The Flavobacterium sp. 1 genome contains the following window.
TTTCAAAAATAAATTTAAATAATGAAAAATAGGATTTTCTAATTTTATGAGGTAAAACAATTATATTATCAATGTTTGGGTTTCCAATTAGTACATCAACACTATTCGTATAACACATGAAATCTATTGTAGCATTAGGGTGTTTTTTTTTTAAGTTGTTGCAGATAATTGTACTAATCAATACGTCTCCAACTCTTTTTTGTTGAATTACTAAAAACTTCATTATAGATAGGGTTAATTACTGAAAAAAAATTACTTTTGAGGATTCAACAAAACTACAAAAAAAATACCTAAATGTCTAAGTTGCCCATTTTAATGTACCATAATGTTGTTGAAGATGAAGCAAAGTCTTTAGATTTAAGTATTTCCATATCTAAGTTAGAATCACATTTTAAATTCTTGCACGAGAATAATTATACAACATTTCATTTTAAGGATTTAGAAAATTTAAAAGGAGTGCCCAAAAAAAGTGTCATTCTTACTTTTGATGATGTTACCGAATGTCAGCTCCTATATGCAGTGCCTTTACTTGAAAAATACCAATTAAAGGCTTCATTTTTCATACCTTTTTCTTTTGTTGGAAATTTTGACTATTGGATTGAAGGAAAAGAAAAGATAATGAGTGTAGAACAATTAAAGAAATTAGATAGTAATCTTATAGAATTAGGATATCATTCGTTTGAGCATAGAAGATATGGGTCATTGTCTAAAGAGGAACTGGAAGTTGATTTTGTAAAGTGCAATGCTTTTATTAAAGAGAATCAATTAGATATAGAGCCAATTTTAGCGTATCCCTTTGGAAATTATCCAAAATCGAATAATGAGTTTGCTGTTTTTGAAAAAATAATGCAAGAAAATGATATAAAATATGGTTTGCGAATAGGGAATAGAGTGAATAATTTTCCGTTTAAAAATGATTATTTAGTAAAACGAATAGACATAAAAGGAGAAGACAATTTATTTAGGTTTAGATTAAAATTGAAAATAGGAAAGCTTAAATTATTTTAAAATATATTTATGAAAATTAGTGGATTAGTAATAACCTATAACGAAGAAAAGCATATAGAAAAATGCATAGATGCTCTTTTTAGAGTGTGCGATGAAGTAATCGTTATCGATTCACTAAGTTCTGATAATACAATAAAAATTGCCGAAGAAAAAGGTGTTAAAGTTATTTCGCAGCCTTTTTTGGGAGATGGTCCCCAGCGGATTTTTGGACTTCCTTATTGTAAAAATGATTGGATTTTAAATCTTGATGCCGATGAGATTTTAGCTCCTGATGCTGAAGAATTTATTTTGTCTGGTAAATACAAAAATCAAGATTTTGATGCATATGCTTTTAGCTTATATAATTATATGGGTGATAAATTAATTGATTTTTCGGGCTGGTATCCTGACAGAACAGTTCGTTTTTTTAATAAAAAAACCGCTTCACCTTCAAAAGATAGGGTTCATCAAAAAGTGACAGGACTCAAGAAAACGAATGTAAATGTTCATATCAATCATTACGCTTGGGAGAATTTGGATCAATTAATTCTTAAAAAAAATTTATATACTACTTGGCATTCTCAACAACTTTTTAACCAAGGGAAAAGAGTAAGTAGTTTTAAACCATTTATTAATGGTTTGGTTAGTTTTATAAGATGCTATTTTTTTAAAAAAGGGATTTTGAATGGGATTGATGGAATTACAATAGCATCTATTCAAAGTTTTTTCACATATATGAAATATTCCAAACTAATTAAAATTCAGAAACAAAATAAGAAATAAGTTTTATTGGTCACGATTTTAATAAGGAATTTTAAATATAAAATCCAAATCTCAATTGTTTAAGATTTGGATTTTTTTATTTTGGTGACGATAGTAATGTCATGTTATTTCAACTAGGTTGTTAAAATTTTACTAAATCAAACATGCAGCATTAAACTAAAAAAGAGAACTGGAGTCTAAATAGTATGATTTTTATTTTAGTACTTAGCTAGAGATGTCAAGTCGAAGATGAGTTGTTACTGCTCAGGAGTATTAATTAGCAGTAATTTTGATTGTGTGAAATAGAAAGATAGTTTTTCAGTTTTAAAATATATATTAACAATAGAAAATAAACAGTATAATGGCAATAAGCGGTTTAATTATTACTTTTAATGAGGAAAAAATGATAGGGAAGTGTATTGATGCGCTTTTTAGAGTTTGTGATGAAGTAATTATAGTAGATTCTTTGAGTAAAGATAGAACAGTTGAGATAGCTAAAGCGAAAGGAGCAATTGTAATTGAACAACCTTTTTTAGGCGATGGTCCCCAACGTACTCATGGTTTGCCTTTTTGTAAAAACGACTGGATTCTTAATTTGGATGCGGATGAGTTTTTGGATGCTGATGCAGAGGATTTTATTGTAAAAGAGAAATTTTTAAAAGGAGATTATGATGCTTTTAGTTTTAGAGTAAAAAATTTTTTGGGTGATAAATTAATTGATTTTGCAGGTTGGTATCCAGATCATAAAGTACGTTTTTTTAATAAAAAGTCAGCAAACCCATCTGGTTCAAAAGTACATCAAACTATAATTGCCACCAATGAAAAGAAAATTGCCGTTCATATACTTCATTATGGCTGGGACTCGTTGGAACAAATTATTTCCAAAAAAAATCAATATTCAAGTTGGCATGCGCAACAACTTTTTGATCAAGGCGTAAGGATATCAGGGTATAAGCCAATTCTAAATGGAACGGTTGCATTTGTGCGTTGTTATTTTTTCAAAAAAGGTTTCTTGAATGGACTGGACGGATTGACTATTTCGATGATTCAAGGTTTCTTCTCTTATATGAAGTATGCCAAATTACTTAAAATTCAAAATCAAAATAAGAAATAGGTCTTCAGTTTTTATAGGTTTATATATAAAAGAGTTTTAAATAAAAATTCCAAACTCCAATCGGTTCTCCAATTGGAGTTTGGAATTTTTTATTTTTTTTGAATTTAATATAGGAATTAAACCGCTACATCATACTCGCGTAAAGCATTATTTAATGACGTTTTCAAATCAGTTGATGGTTTACGTGTTCCAATAATCAAGGCGCAAGGAACTTGGAATTCACCAGCTGCAAACTTTTTAGTATAGCTTCCAGGAATTACTACTGAACGAGCAGGAACAAAACCTTTCATCTCCACAGGAGTTTCTCCAGTAACATCAATAATTTTAGTAGAAGCAGTCAAACACACATTAGCTCCAAGAACAGCTTCTTTACCAACGTGAACGCCTTCAACTACAATACATCTTGATCCAACAAATACACCGTCTTCAATAATTACTGGTGCAGCCTGAAGAGGTTCTAAAACACCACCAATTCCAACTCCACCGCTTAAGTGTACGTCTTTACCAATTTGAGCACAACTGCCAACAGTTGCCCATGTGTCAACCATTGTTCCTGCATCAACATAAGCACCAATGTTTACATAACTTGGCATCATGATAACACCGCTGGAAATATATGCGCCATAACGAGCAGATGCTCCTGGAACTACACGAACTCCTTTTGCTGCATAATCTCTTTTTAGCAGCATTTTGTCATTGTACTCGAAGATTCCAGCTTCTAATGTTTCCATTTTTTGAATTGGGAAATACATTACAACAGCTTTCTTAACCCATTCGTTTACTTGCCATCCGTCACCTTTTGGTTCGGCAACGCGTAATTTTCCTGAATCAAGTAATTCTATAACTTCTCTGATTGCATCAGTAGTTTTTGTTTCTTGCAACAAAGCTCTGTTTTCCCAAGCTTGTTCTATAATTGATTGTAATTCGTTCATTTTTGTAGAATTTTTTGGCAAAGATAAATGGTTATTTTTTTGAAAACAACCTAGTTTATACAAACTAACATATTTGCTTCTTTTGTTCAATAAATGTTTTTAATTTTTAGGGTATTTTTAATCTTTTTGATAAAAACAAAATTTCCAAAGATGCCAACATTTTTTAAGGTTATCAATTGTTTTTTTCTTGCGTATATTTGTGAAATAATCGAAAATAAATGCCAAGAATACTCTCCATAGATTACGGACAAAAACGAACAGGAATAGCTGTTACCGATGAACTGCAGATTATTGCATCAGGCTTGACTACCATTCCTTCTGCAACTGCAATAGATTTTTTAGCAGCTTATTTTGCGAAAGAAAAAGTGGAGGCAGTGCTTATTGGCGAACCCAAACAGATGAATGGCGAACCTTCCGAGAGCGCTTCAATAATCAAAGGATTTGTAACGCATTTTACCAATCATTTTCCAGATATGAAAGTCATTCGGGTTGATGAGCGTTTTACTTCCAAAATGGCTTTTCAAACCATGATTGACAGCGGACTCAATAAAAGACAGCGCCAAAATAAAGCACTTATCGATGAAATTTCGGCAACGATTATGCTTCAGGATTATTTGAATCGGAAGTAGTATGATTAATTTAACAAACCGTTATGTTTTTTGAACGTTATGTAACTGAAAAATAATTTTTTTTTGTGATTTTTAGAGCTAATTTTGCAACTTCTTAAAAAAACACAAAAATGTCCGATACAACAATACGATCCAATTCAGATGTAGTTTTAATTGGTGCAGGAATTATGAGTGCTACTCTAGGTTTAATTTTAAAAGAATTACAACCTGATTTAAAGATTGATATTTACGAAAGATTAGATGTTGCTGCCGCAGAAAGTTCAGATGCTTGGAATAATGCAGGAACTGGACATTCGGCTTTTTGTGAACTTAATTATACTCCCGAAAGTGCTGACGGAACAATAAATCCAAATAAAGCAATTAGTATTGCCGAACAATTTGAAGTTTCCAGACAATTTTGGGCTTATTTAGTTAAAGATGGAAAACTTATTTCTCCAGAGGATTTTATAAAAAGTATTCCTCACATAAGCTTTGTTTGGGGGGATAAAAATGTTGACTTTCTAAAAAATAGATTTAAAGCATTGCAGTCAAATCCTCTTTTTGCCGAAATGATTTTTAGCACTGATGTTTCCGAACTGCAAAAATGGATGCCCTTAGTGATGGAAGGCAGAAATCCAGACGAAAAAGTAGCAGCAACTTCAATGAAAATTGGTACCGATGTGAATTTTGGAACATTGACCAGAAATATGCTGGGGTATTTGACAAAGCTGGATAATGTGACTATACACTACAGCCATGAAGTTAAAAAATTAAAACAGAGAGAAGATAAATCATGGAGGATAAAAATCATTGATTTAGCTTCAAATCAAAAGAAAAAAGTATATACCAAATTTGTATTTATTGGTGCTGGCGGAGGTTCATTACCATTATTAGAAAAAGCAAATGTGCCCGAAGGGAAAGGATATGGAGGCTTCCCTGTTAGCGGTCAATGGTTAAAATGTACAAATCCCGAAGTAATAGCAAAACATCAAGCTAAAGTATATGGAAAAGCTAGTGTAGGCGCACCGCCAATGTCTGTTCCTCATGTGGATTCCCGAATGATTGACGGCGAAAAAGCATTGCTTTTTGGACCATTTGCAGGATTTTCTACCCGATTCTTAAAAAACGGCTCATATTCAGATTTGCCATTGTCTATAAAGCCAGATAATGTAATTCCGATGATTGTTGCAGGATATAAAAATATTCCGCTTACTAAATATTTAATTGAGCAAGTGCGTCAGTCTCCAATAGACAGAATCAATGCTTTACGCGAATACGTTCCTAATGCCAGAACCAAAGATTGGAAACTGGAAAGAGCAGGACAGCGAGTTCAGGTAATTAAAAAAGACGAAGAGCTAATCGGAAAATTAGAGTTTGGTACAGAAATCATCAATACAAACGATGGAACTTTGGCTGTTTTGCTAGGAGCTTCTCCTGGAGCGTCAACCGCGGTTTCTATTATGGTTGAGCTGGTAAGTAAATGTTTTCCAGAGGAGTTTAATTCTACAGAATGGCAGGAAAAAGTGAAAGCTATGATTCCTTCTTTTGGTCAGGCTTTAAATGAAAATCCAGAGTTATTGGCGACTATTAGAAATAATACTGCTGAAATTTTAAAACTGGAAAAATAGTTTTTGTCACTGTATTATCAGTTGCAGTTTTCAGTTACTATCTGAAAACTGCGACTGAATATTGAAAACTTTTTCACTCCTCCATTAGTTTTTTTGTGTTTTTTAAAATCCCTTCAGACAAATTGGTCAGCCAGATTAATTGTTCTATGACTAATTGAGCTTCCTGCATTTTTAAAGCAAAAGCTTCTTCGTCTATTTCATTTCTTTCTTTTAATTCGTTTTGGCGAATGTTTTTCAATTCGATAAATCGATTAGCGAGTTCTTCATTAGTGATTTCATTAGAATAAGGAATGATTTCTCTTTTTAAAAGTGCAATTGACTGTTCCAAGTTTTTAAGGACTTTTTCGACCACAATTGTAAGCGCTCTTGAGGAAGGAGTAGTTTTGTGCGATTGAGTATAAGTCCCTAATGAAGCGGTTGATGAAAGTAAAGAATGGTTGAGTTCTGTTAATTTGTAAAGCAATACGATATTTTTTTGTTTTGATTTTGGTTCCTGTGACATTCTTTGGAACGAAGCCATAAGATTTCCAATTTCAATAAAAGCATTTTTTCTGGCCAATCGGTATGAGGTAGTAACTTCACCTTTTTTTGTGTAATAAGTAAAAATTTCTTTTAAATAATTTCTGTTCGCAATAATCGATTTTTCTAAATATTCAGGTGCTTTGATATATTCCCAAGATGGCCATAAAAAATGATTGGCAAAATAAGCTAATGAAGCTCCCGTTAATGTGTCAACTATTCTAAATTGGATAACATCCAGATAATCAGGAGTCAATATGCCGTATATAAATACGATATACATGGTTACAAAAGTAGCACTCACCGTATAATTGGTTTGTGCAAACGAAAAACCAAGCAGCATGGAAAGGATTGCCAGAATACTTAATATTAAATGGTTTGGTATTAAGGATAAAATGCTGAATGCAATTATACCGCCAATAACAGTTCCAATGACACGCTGTATGGATCGTTGTTTGGTCAGTCCATAGCCCGGTCTCATGATGATGATGATTGTCATCAGAATCCAATATACATTTTGAAAAGGAAGAAATTTACCGGCTAATCCTCCTAAAATAATAGCAACAGTCAATCGTAACGAATGCCTGAATATTGTTGATGAAAAACTGATATTTTCAATAAAAGTGCTTATAGGGTAATATTGAGGAGTTAAAAATTTCTCTAAATCTTTGTCTTTTCCTTTAAAATCATAATTGTTGGCTACTGATCTAAAAGCACGCTCTATAATTTTGATTTTCTCTATTTGCTTTTCAGCATATTCAAGCATGGTTTTTAGCATCAAAACACCTTCTGAAGCATCAGTTTTTCCTAATTCATTTTCGTATGTATCGATGGCAAGTTCCAGCGTTTGAAGATCTTTAAATAAAAAATGTTTCGGAACATATTTTGTTCTTTTCTCAATATTTTTGGATAATTGCTTTAAAGTAGAGGCAAGGTTATAGGCAAGGTTTTGATAAGTAGCTAAAACCTTGGGGTGTTTTTCGAATTTTTGATGTAATTTATTATGATCGAATGAAGTAGATAAGGCCAATTCCAATATTTCTACCAAAGAAACAAATACAATAAGCATTTTTCGGTTTTGATTGGAAGAAACAGAATTAATCTGTTTTCCAATAAGTACTCTTCGAATATTATGATGGATGTCATTGAGTTCGACCTGCAGATGCAATTGTTTTTCAAGTATCACTTTTCTGTCGGCGATGCTATTCCATAAATCCCCTCTTAATTTTAGGTATTTAGATGTTAATTTAATGCATTCTGCAACTTGTAATTCGGCATAGCGGTATGGTCTTATGTAATGAAAAAGCAATGAGATAAATAAGTAAAATAATCCTCCCGCAAGTATTAAGCCGGAATATTGAATCATTTCCAATCCAGTATGCATGTGTGCAAATGATAATGATGCAGATAATAATGCCGAAAATGATGTAAATGTGGCTCTTTGCCCATATACGGACAGCATTGCTAAAATGAATATCAATATGGGAAAAAAAAGATAAAAAATAAAAGGGAAAGGATAGATAAGATTGATTAATAAATTGACTCCTGCTACCAAAAAAGCAGTAACAATAATTCCGTTTATTTTATGTTTTAAACTGCTTGGAATATCAGATGGATACGTCAAAAAGGTTCCGAGAGCAATAGTAAAACCTATTTCAAAATGATCAAAATAAGTACAGATTAATACAGGAATCACCGCAGATATTGTTGCTTTTAGTGCGTTTGTAAAATAGGTGCTGTCGGTGAATTTTTCTATTTTGTTAATCATGTAATTTAATTTAATACAAAGGTACGTTATAAACTTCTTTGTGCATTTTTATTTAATCTATCCTAGTGTAATATTACAAAAAAAGCTAATTATTATAAAGAGATAAATTGTTCTCTATTTTTTTTTTCACTACTTTTGTCACCCTAAATTAGGTGTATTTTTTCCTATATTTATGCAAAATATTAATAAAAAATGATCAAATGATATTACCAATTATAGGATATGGTGACCCTGTTTTAAGAAAAGTAGGGGAGGAACTGACTCCAGATTATCCAAATTTGAAAGAAATTATTGCAAACATGTATGAGACCATGTATATTGCAAGTGGAGTAGGTTTAGCAGCAGAACAAGTGGGATTGGCAATACGTTTATTTATTATCGATACAACTCCATTTGGTGAAGACGATGATTTAGAAGCTAATGAACAAAAAAAACTGAAAGGCTTTAAAAAGACTTTTATCAATGCCAAAATAATAAAAGAAGAAGGCGATGAATGGGCTTTTAATGAAGGCTGTTTAAGTATTCCGGATGTACGTGAAGATGTATACAGAAAACCGACAGTTACGATTGAATATTGTGAAGAAGACTTTGTAATGAAAACAGAAGTTTTTGACGGTTTGATTGCCAGAGTTATTCAGCACGAATATGATCATATCGAGGGGATTTTATTTACAGATAAAATATCATCTTTGAAGAAGCGTTTAATCCAGAATAAATTAAAAAATATTACCGAAGGAAAAACGTTCCAAGATTATAGAATGAAGTTTTTTGCCAAAAAAGGGAGATAAATTTTAAGTAATCAGTAGACAGCAGTATTAAAGATCTTTAAAGAAAAATAAAAAATAAGTAATAAAAACAAAATGAGTTTAGAGAAAATATTATCCATTTCAGGAAAACCAGGTTTATA
Protein-coding sequences here:
- the ruvX gene encoding Holliday junction resolvase RuvX; amino-acid sequence: MPRILSIDYGQKRTGIAVTDELQIIASGLTTIPSATAIDFLAAYFAKEKVEAVLIGEPKQMNGEPSESASIIKGFVTHFTNHFPDMKVIRVDERFTSKMAFQTMIDSGLNKRQRQNKALIDEISATIMLQDYLNRK
- a CDS encoding glycosyltransferase family 2 protein; the protein is MKISGLVITYNEEKHIEKCIDALFRVCDEVIVIDSLSSDNTIKIAEEKGVKVISQPFLGDGPQRIFGLPYCKNDWILNLDADEILAPDAEEFILSGKYKNQDFDAYAFSLYNYMGDKLIDFSGWYPDRTVRFFNKKTASPSKDRVHQKVTGLKKTNVNVHINHYAWENLDQLILKKNLYTTWHSQQLFNQGKRVSSFKPFINGLVSFIRCYFFKKGILNGIDGITIASIQSFFTYMKYSKLIKIQKQNKK
- a CDS encoding glycosyltransferase family 2 protein; the encoded protein is MAISGLIITFNEEKMIGKCIDALFRVCDEVIIVDSLSKDRTVEIAKAKGAIVIEQPFLGDGPQRTHGLPFCKNDWILNLDADEFLDADAEDFIVKEKFLKGDYDAFSFRVKNFLGDKLIDFAGWYPDHKVRFFNKKSANPSGSKVHQTIIATNEKKIAVHILHYGWDSLEQIISKKNQYSSWHAQQLFDQGVRISGYKPILNGTVAFVRCYFFKKGFLNGLDGLTISMIQGFFSYMKYAKLLKIQNQNKK
- a CDS encoding malate:quinone oxidoreductase; this translates as MSDTTIRSNSDVVLIGAGIMSATLGLILKELQPDLKIDIYERLDVAAAESSDAWNNAGTGHSAFCELNYTPESADGTINPNKAISIAEQFEVSRQFWAYLVKDGKLISPEDFIKSIPHISFVWGDKNVDFLKNRFKALQSNPLFAEMIFSTDVSELQKWMPLVMEGRNPDEKVAATSMKIGTDVNFGTLTRNMLGYLTKLDNVTIHYSHEVKKLKQREDKSWRIKIIDLASNQKKKVYTKFVFIGAGGGSLPLLEKANVPEGKGYGGFPVSGQWLKCTNPEVIAKHQAKVYGKASVGAPPMSVPHVDSRMIDGEKALLFGPFAGFSTRFLKNGSYSDLPLSIKPDNVIPMIVAGYKNIPLTKYLIEQVRQSPIDRINALREYVPNARTKDWKLERAGQRVQVIKKDEELIGKLEFGTEIINTNDGTLAVLLGASPGASTAVSIMVELVSKCFPEEFNSTEWQEKVKAMIPSFGQALNENPELLATIRNNTAEILKLEK
- a CDS encoding FUSC family membrane protein, with translation MINKIEKFTDSTYFTNALKATISAVIPVLICTYFDHFEIGFTIALGTFLTYPSDIPSSLKHKINGIIVTAFLVAGVNLLINLIYPFPFIFYLFFPILIFILAMLSVYGQRATFTSFSALLSASLSFAHMHTGLEMIQYSGLILAGGLFYLFISLLFHYIRPYRYAELQVAECIKLTSKYLKLRGDLWNSIADRKVILEKQLHLQVELNDIHHNIRRVLIGKQINSVSSNQNRKMLIVFVSLVEILELALSTSFDHNKLHQKFEKHPKVLATYQNLAYNLASTLKQLSKNIEKRTKYVPKHFLFKDLQTLELAIDTYENELGKTDASEGVLMLKTMLEYAEKQIEKIKIIERAFRSVANNYDFKGKDKDLEKFLTPQYYPISTFIENISFSSTIFRHSLRLTVAIILGGLAGKFLPFQNVYWILMTIIIIMRPGYGLTKQRSIQRVIGTVIGGIIAFSILSLIPNHLILSILAILSMLLGFSFAQTNYTVSATFVTMYIVFIYGILTPDYLDVIQFRIVDTLTGASLAYFANHFLWPSWEYIKAPEYLEKSIIANRNYLKEIFTYYTKKGEVTTSYRLARKNAFIEIGNLMASFQRMSQEPKSKQKNIVLLYKLTELNHSLLSSTASLGTYTQSHKTTPSSRALTIVVEKVLKNLEQSIALLKREIIPYSNEITNEELANRFIELKNIRQNELKERNEIDEEAFALKMQEAQLVIEQLIWLTNLSEGILKNTKKLMEE
- the def gene encoding peptide deformylase codes for the protein MILPIIGYGDPVLRKVGEELTPDYPNLKEIIANMYETMYIASGVGLAAEQVGLAIRLFIIDTTPFGEDDDLEANEQKKLKGFKKTFINAKIIKEEGDEWAFNEGCLSIPDVREDVYRKPTVTIEYCEEDFVMKTEVFDGLIARVIQHEYDHIEGILFTDKISSLKKRLIQNKLKNITEGKTFQDYRMKFFAKKGR
- a CDS encoding polysaccharide deacetylase family protein, which encodes MYHNVVEDEAKSLDLSISISKLESHFKFLHENNYTTFHFKDLENLKGVPKKSVILTFDDVTECQLLYAVPLLEKYQLKASFFIPFSFVGNFDYWIEGKEKIMSVEQLKKLDSNLIELGYHSFEHRRYGSLSKEELEVDFVKCNAFIKENQLDIEPILAYPFGNYPKSNNEFAVFEKIMQENDIKYGLRIGNRVNNFPFKNDYLVKRIDIKGEDNLFRFRLKLKIGKLKLF
- a CDS encoding 2,3,4,5-tetrahydropyridine-2,6-dicarboxylate N-succinyltransferase yields the protein MNELQSIIEQAWENRALLQETKTTDAIREVIELLDSGKLRVAEPKGDGWQVNEWVKKAVVMYFPIQKMETLEAGIFEYNDKMLLKRDYAAKGVRVVPGASARYGAYISSGVIMMPSYVNIGAYVDAGTMVDTWATVGSCAQIGKDVHLSGGVGIGGVLEPLQAAPVIIEDGVFVGSRCIVVEGVHVGKEAVLGANVCLTASTKIIDVTGETPVEMKGFVPARSVVIPGSYTKKFAAGEFQVPCALIIGTRKPSTDLKTSLNNALREYDVAV